Within Leptospira noumeaensis, the genomic segment AATTCTCTTTTGTAAGCCGTAACTTTTATTTTTTGGGAAGAGATGGCTTTGTCTTTAGAATTTAAAGCAACTAATTGAAGTTTTACGTTATCTTCAGTGAATAACCAACCATCCGGTAAAATTCCTAAATGCACTTCGGACTGGGAAACGGGAAAACTTCTAGAGACAGTTTGAATTTCACCGGATGGATCGGCATATTCCATTTCTACTTGGAAACTTCCGTAACCAGTAACTGGTTTTAATCCACTGAAGGTATATTGTAAAAATCCCTTGGGATCGGTTTTGAGTGCCGTGGATAAAACTGTTGGTTTTGTTTCTTCCGCTTCTTCTTCCTCATACCCACTCACCTTCCATTTTCCTTCCGTTATTTTTTCTGGAGAAAAAGTAAATGCCGAATATTCTTCTTTAGGAGAATAAAAACTAGGAACCACTTGGGAACGAATTTTGACTGGAAACCCACCGGCCCCTCCTCCCGATAAATATTCTAATCCAAATAGAACTTTGGATTCTTTTGGAGATACTAACTCTTGTTTGTCGCCCGCAAGTTGAATATTTCCTTTGACCACCGGAAGACGAAATTCCTCCACTCGGAACTGAGTGACGGTTTCTCCATAACTTGCGTCATCATTTGAATAGGGATAATAAACAATATAAACCCCATGTTTTGCCGTTTTTGGAATTTTAAATTCGGATTCGGACTGACCAGGAAATGACCAAACAAGTGGTAAAGGATATGCCTCACCGGAACCTTCATGTTTGATGATGACTTGTGATGGATAATCCTTTGGATCCGCAGGTGTTAAACCCTTGTTTCCAAATCCACGCCGAACATGTCTTAGGTGAACGGTTTCTCCTTTTTTAAATAAGGTTCTATCGAGCACAATGGATTTGATTTCTTTCGAATGGCCTGTAGAGGTACTTGGCAATTGGTAACGCCAACTTTCAATCCCTTTGTCCCAGATGCTTGAGGTAAAACTAATGTCATCGTTTTTTTGAACAAAGATGGTAAGTCCAGAACCTAACTCATGATAACCGCAATAAGGAACCTCTTGGAAATTTAAATTTCCAAATAACATACTTCCATCTTTTCCAGTGATCCCGGCTCCGCGCAAATTCCCCTTACAATCCAGGATTTTGATTTGGACTCCTGCCTCTGGTAGGCCTTGGTCTAAATTTGTCACCCATACAAGACTTGTATCCTTTCCCCATTTGAAATGAGCCGAGAGGTTTGTGACTAGGGCTGCACTGGATACATACATCTTTCCTTTTTTTTCTAACAAACTATTTCCAAGGATATCACTTGCCAGTTCGACCACATAAAATCCGGGAGTATCCAGAGGAATCCCAACCACTTCCATTGGTTTTTTCCCATTCGGTTTCGGAAGAGTGAAAGAAGAAATGCCTGAAGATGTGGGCGGATTTTGAAAGACTGATTGTTCTCTTTCTCTTGTGGCTAAAACTTGGAACCATTTTTGGATCTCTAAAATATCCATGGTCTTTTGGCTTTTTCCACCTACACCGAGAGAAACTGATTTCATCGGAAGATTGACTTCTAAATTACGAAGTGTAACCGGTAACGCTGGTTTGGCTTTCGATTCTAAAATTCCAAATTTGGCACCAAACTTTGCAAGAGGTGGAAATTCATCTGTTTTAAACTTCAATGGAAAGGAAGTTTGGTTGGATAATTTTCTGTTTGTTTCATCTTCCAAATCGGGAATTCGAATTTCAAATTCTGTATTTTCAGGAAAAGGTCCAGGGAAACTCACCCATTCATAAAACTCATTTCCTTTTTCTGCTTGGGGCGACTGAGGGAATTCCTTTCCCTCTTTGGAAACAAGTTTGATTTTTTGTAAACTATCCCGAGAGACCGCCGAACTAAAAGACAGCGAAACAGGAAGGATAGGAATACAATCTGCTTTTGCATTCACTCGTTCGCAAGTAAAGCGAACTGAAAATACAGATCTTACTGTAAAGGGAATGACTTCGTCTTCACGGATTTCACCACCCCAAACCGATTTAGTTCCTTTTCCTAGAACCAATTGGATTTGTCTCTCTGGCAAAAAAGTTTGTTTGGATTTTAGAAGGACAGTTTCTTCTCTATCTGTGTCTCCGGTTGATTGTAATATTGACTTGCGATCAGATCCTGTGATGAGGACAATCGGAATCCGGTTTCCCAGTTCTTCCGAACGAAAGTATACATACTTTTGAAACGAGGTTAAGTCTGGTTTTGCATCCAGGTGCAAAATAAAAATTTGATCTTCAGTGATAGAGGCTCCGTTGTAAGGAGTGGAATACTGGACTGATGGTCCACCCGTATGGAAAGAAAATTTGCGTTCCCCTTGTACAGTCTCACCGCTTAAAGTTTTGGTTCCCTCTTTCAATTGGAAGGAACATTCAACGCCACCTGGGACTTCCGCTTCAAATTCATAAACCCAAGTTGTGGAATCAATAAAACGACTGGTTCCCGGCAAAGGGCAATTCACTTGGAAGATATCAACTTTGGGGCGTATATCACCAAGCGCCACCATGGGTTTTGTGAACCGAACGGTCACCTGTTTGGGTTGTTTGATAAATCCATTCGGTGTAAAAAATTCAATACTTGCAGGTTGGCTTTGTGTAAAATCAGAACGAACCAAAAAAAGGGAAAGGAGTAAAAGGATAGGATAACGAAACCGAACGAACATGGAGAGAATTTAGGAAGAGGAATTTCTTTGGAAAGAAAAAAAAGAAAATCAGGGATATTGACCCCTCCCTGCGGGTATCATAAGGAGAAACATCTATGAACGATATTTAGACCCTTTCACCTGTGGAAAGGTTTCTAATTGCCGGAAAACTTTCCGCCAAGACTCATTTTTTCCCTTAAAATTTAAGGGAAAAAGCGATCACAAAAAAATCCTCTTTCTTGGAAGTCTGCGAGTCTCGGTAAACAAAAATCGAATCGGCTGACCTTCGGTAGACATATTCAAATCTAAGTAAACCTGGATCAAATTTAAGAATATCAAAGGTAGTTGTGTATCCGTTACTCATAAATCCATTACGAGTGCCTGTGTTTGCCATGACCTGGAGTGGATCATAAAAACGTTCGATACGAAAACTCAACCGATACTCAGGAGCGATTTTATAACTGAACCAAATTGTCCCATGATACCATTGTCTATATGCATGGGAAGAAGTTTCGCGATATTCCCCCAAACTCGAATCATAAGCCGCTAACCATGGTTCGTAGACAAAACTTTCTTTTGCTTTTTGCGCTCCCACATCGAACTGTCCGACTAAACTCAACTGATCAGAGACCATCCATTCCAAAATTGTATTTTGGTAGTAACGCATTTGTTTTCTTTCGTTATTTGGTGCTTCGTTTCCGGCAAATTGGTTCAGTGTTAAAATTAAATTTGGACTAAACAAATATTTAATCTGGCTTCCGAATGCCTTATCTTTATTATTATCTGTAATGTTTTGCCAACCATTCAACACCTGCAATTGTCCACTCAGTTTGTCTGAAAACTGGTGAGTCAATCGAACCCCAGAAGAATAATAAGGAACATAATCCAAGGCAAAGGCTCTTGTATAGTTCACATTGTTATGTGAGATCCAAGACTCATGACCGATATTTCCAAAAAAAATTCCAACATCAAGCCAAGTGTCCTTCGCAATCTTAAAACCAGCATATGCCTCTTGGATATTTTTAACTGAGTTTTGATTTGAATATTTTTCAGTAGATACCTCTCCCGCATAATTTGCGTTTACGGAAGTTCCCCACTGCAATGCAAACCTACCTCTGTATTTTTTCTCATCAATCCGAGCTTCTAAATATGCCAAGTTGATATTGAACTCATTATTTCTTACAGCTTGCGTTGTATAATTTCGTTCTGTATCTTTTGGTAAGTTTCGATTGTATAAATAGTAGGAATCAACAAATCCACCCATTTGAATGGAATTTGCCAAAGATACCGTTTTCGGAAGGGAAACTGTTTCCTCTTTTTTATCAGAAATCTTTGTTTCTTCTGCTGCGACCTGTGATTGTGATTGGATCGGATACACAAACCCAATACAGATAATTATCTCCAGATAGAGAACTGATTTTAATACCTTTGTATATTTCCAAAAAATATTTGGAAATATTTTAAATTGATCTAACATCATCAGATCAATTTAGCACTTTTTGTTTTGAGTTACAATGGTTCGCGAATTATGATCTTCTAATTTACCTTAAGAACTCATTAAGATAGATAAAATGATCTTTTCTTTAAAAACTTTGGAATTAAGATTGGGTCACCCAACGATAACCAATGCCTGGCTCCGTAATTAAAAATTTGGGTTCACTAGGTGAATCCTCAATTTTTTTTCTAAGCTGAGTGATATGAACTCTTAAGGAATTCATTTCATTTAACGCTTGTTCTCCCCAAATTTTTTTGATTAACACATCATGAGTGATGACTTTACCCGAATTTTTAATTAAAAAAGTAAGGATTTGAAATTCTGTTGGGGTCAATCGAATTTGAACCTGATTTTTAACAACCTGGTGATTGACAAAATCCACCGTTAAACTTTCTTTTTCCCAATTGGAAGGAGTTTCTTCCACGGGGAGTCTACGCAGGGCCGTCCGAATCCTAGCAAGTAACTCACCCATACTAAATGGTTTTGTAATATAATCATCAGCACCAGAATCAAGTAAGGAAATTTTGTCTTCCTCAGAACTCATCACTGACAAAACAATAAAAGGAATTTCCGAAAATTGGCGGACTTCTTTGATTACCTCTAACCCAGAACCATCCGGCAATTGTAAATCGAGTAAAACTAATTTTGGCGAATGAAGAGCAATGGATTCTATGGCTTCTTTTTTAGATATTGCCTCAATGGTTTGATACCCTTTTGCCTCGAGAGCGATGCGTAACATCTTGCGAATGGCACCATCGTCATCGACAAGTAAAATCAAATCTTTACCCATAAGAAGGTAATAGTTTAAAAATAGGGAATGTCAATGAGAAACCTGGCACCACCTTCTTTTCGATTCATTGCCTCGATACTTCCTCCGTGTAACTCAATGATGGATTTCGAAATGGCAAGGCCAAGACCAGTTCCAATTTTTCCAGAAGACTCCCCTCTATAAAACTTTTGAAAGATCCGAGAGGAATCAAGCGGAAGACCGTTTCCGTTATCTTCCACAATCCATTGAAAGGAACTTTCGGTTTTTGAGAGTGATATCCAAATGGTTGATCCGCTCTGAGTATACATACAAGCATTATACAACAAATTAAAAATGGCATGCGAAAAGAGAACACGATCTAGTTCTAAAGGAAAATCCAAATCATTTAACTGAATTTTTATCAAATGATTGATTTTATTTTTTCCTAAGTAAGAGATAGAATCATGGATGATCTCGGAAGGATAAACTTTTTCTTTCTTCAAAGTCAAATACCCCGATTCAATTCGACTGATATCCAGTAAGTTTCCTAAAAGCAAATTTAATACAAGCGAACTTTCCTGAATTTCTTCAACCAAATCTTTTCTAACTTTTGGATTTGCATCTATTTCTGGATCGAGCAATGCAGAAGCAGAACCTTGGATGGATGTGAGTGGGGTTTTCAGTTCATGCGATAAGGAATTAAAAATTAGATTGTAAACTTTTTCCGATTCTTTTAATAAAAAATTTTTTTTAGAATCCTCAGAAAGAATATCTCTATCAAGAGCCAGAGCTACTTGGTTTGCTACCGTATTCAGTAAAATCTCTTTTTCCAAACTCGGTTCTTCCTCTGTCACAATATTGATGACTCCACTGATCCCACCCGGAGACACCAGGGGATAAAAAGTAGCATTTGCCAAAGACAAAGTTTCTGTATATTTACCTGCTGGTTTCCCATTTTTAATCGTCCACGTAGCAACCGCTAAATCCTTGGTATCTTCGATAGCGGGTGAAAATTCGCCTGCTTGATAAAAATGAAGTTTCACGGGAAAAGGAAAAATTCGTTTAAAAAAGGTCTCTCCTGTTTTAATGATTTCTGAAGAAGTTGATGTTTGAGATAAATTTCTAGTCAGTTCATATAAAATGGAAAGTTTTTCCTCCCTTGACTTAAGTTTTGATTCATTTTTTTTAAGTCTCGCCGTCAAACTTCCGTTAATTAGAGCGATCAACATAAAAATAACGAACATCAATGCATCTTCTAACTTCGAAATGTAAAATGTATACAGTGGAGGGATAAATAAAAAGTTCCAAAACGATGCAGAAAGAATGGCGGCAAGTAACACAGGGCCCCTACTGAAGAACATTCCAAGAACTGCCACATAAAACAAATACAGAATGGAAATTGTCCAATACCCAATATAGGAAAGCAAAATTTGGTTACAAAAAGTCACAAGGGAGGTCAATGCAAACACAGATATATATTGACGAATCCCCGAAGATGGAATTAGTTTCTTATAAAAATCGAATTGATAGTTTTGATCATAAGTATAAGGAACTACAATAATTTCTACATCTCTAAGTTGTTTGATGATTTTTGAAGAAATATTATTTTGAAACAAATCCCAAAAAAAACTTTTTTTAGACCCGCCGATCATCAATCGATTGATTCTTTTTTCCCTTGCCACCGCCACAATTCCTACCACGGGATCTGCTTCAAAGGAATGGACTACCTCTGCACCTAACTCTTTGGCAAAACGAATATGGGAACGTATGGAATTTGCAGCTTCCAAACTTTTATCTTCATCGTTCTCTGAAAAAATTGCATACAATTCGGAATTCCTTTCTAATGCCAATCTTTTCGCAT encodes:
- a CDS encoding porin, with translation MMLDQFKIFPNIFWKYTKVLKSVLYLEIIICIGFVYPIQSQSQVAAEETKISDKKEETVSLPKTVSLANSIQMGGFVDSYYLYNRNLPKDTERNYTTQAVRNNEFNINLAYLEARIDEKKYRGRFALQWGTSVNANYAGEVSTEKYSNQNSVKNIQEAYAGFKIAKDTWLDVGIFFGNIGHESWISHNNVNYTRAFALDYVPYYSSGVRLTHQFSDKLSGQLQVLNGWQNITDNNKDKAFGSQIKYLFSPNLILTLNQFAGNEAPNNERKQMRYYQNTILEWMVSDQLSLVGQFDVGAQKAKESFVYEPWLAAYDSSLGEYRETSSHAYRQWYHGTIWFSYKIAPEYRLSFRIERFYDPLQVMANTGTRNGFMSNGYTTTFDILKFDPGLLRFEYVYRRSADSIFVYRDSQTSKKEDFFVIAFSLKF
- a CDS encoding response regulator, with product MGKDLILLVDDDGAIRKMLRIALEAKGYQTIEAISKKEAIESIALHSPKLVLLDLQLPDGSGLEVIKEVRQFSEIPFIVLSVMSSEEDKISLLDSGADDYITKPFSMGELLARIRTALRRLPVEETPSNWEKESLTVDFVNHQVVKNQVQIRLTPTEFQILTFLIKNSGKVITHDVLIKKIWGEQALNEMNSLRVHITQLRKKIEDSPSEPKFLITEPGIGYRWVTQS
- a CDS encoding sensor histidine kinase produces the protein MNEEKRPEDFLSLANQEEPKKKGFLKVYFGMSPGVGKTYAMLTEAHHLKEDGEDIKIGIVESHGREETKALIEGLESIPLKSIEYREKVWEEMDVELILKEKPGYVLVDELAHTNIPGSINKKRYQDVFLLIDAGINVLSTVNVQHLESQVDSIEKIIQSPVKETIPDSILERADELVLIDIIPDELLKRLSEGKVYIPEKIVSAKENFFRKENLTYLRELSLSYTAKYVEKRMTQGRERILVAISASPHSKTLLRYAKRLALERNSELYAIFSENDEDKSLEAANSIRSHIRFAKELGAEVVHSFEADPVVGIVAVAREKRINRLMIGGSKKSFFWDLFQNNISSKIIKQLRDVEIIVVPYTYDQNYQFDFYKKLIPSSGIRQYISVFALTSLVTFCNQILLSYIGYWTISILYLFYVAVLGMFFSRGPVLLAAILSASFWNFLFIPPLYTFYISKLEDALMFVIFMLIALINGSLTARLKKNESKLKSREEKLSILYELTRNLSQTSTSSEIIKTGETFFKRIFPFPVKLHFYQAGEFSPAIEDTKDLAVATWTIKNGKPAGKYTETLSLANATFYPLVSPGGISGVINIVTEEEPSLEKEILLNTVANQVALALDRDILSEDSKKNFLLKESEKVYNLIFNSLSHELKTPLTSIQGSASALLDPEIDANPKVRKDLVEEIQESSLVLNLLLGNLLDISRIESGYLTLKKEKVYPSEIIHDSISYLGKNKINHLIKIQLNDLDFPLELDRVLFSHAIFNLLYNACMYTQSGSTIWISLSKTESSFQWIVEDNGNGLPLDSSRIFQKFYRGESSGKIGTGLGLAISKSIIELHGGSIEAMNRKEGGARFLIDIPYF